A stretch of DNA from Microlunatus capsulatus:
GCGCCCAGACCCAGCACGGCGACCAGGGCCACGCCGACGGCCGTCGCCCCCGCCTCGTCCCACTCGGGGTCGGGGCCCTCGGTGACGCCGCGGATGTCGTTGGCCTTGAAGATTCCCTCGGTGATCATCGGTGCGGATCATACGGGGACGTCGTGACGTCCCCGGTCGACCGAGCCCCGGCGTGGGACCGCGTCACCGCCGCGCGCCGGTCTAGGCGTCGGGGTCGGCGAGCACCGTCAGGTGGCCGCGACGGCGCAGCTCGACGATCCCGGGACGGGTCCGGGCCGGCTCCTCGCCGGGCGGCGGCGGGTCGTAGGACAGCCCGACCTCGCGGACGGCGTCGGCCAGCGCCAGCAGGTCGTCGCTGCTGGGCCGCGGGTCGGGGTCGGCGGCGAGCCGGATGACCTCCCAACCGCGCGGCGCGGACAGCGCCGTGGCGTGGGTGCGGCACAGGTCGTAGCAGTGCGGCTCGGCCTGGGTGGCCAGCGGGCCGAGCACCGCAGTCGAGTCGCTGTAGACGTAGGTCAGGGTGGAGGTCGCCGGCTCCGAGCACCCCGACCGCGAACACCTTCGTGACCTCACCTGCGCGACGCTACCCGCCGCCCGCCCCGGCGCCCGGGAGGCTCGCGTGGCCGGTCGCGCAGCCGGCGGAGCGGCCCCGGCGGCCTAGAGTGGCCGCCATGTCGAACCGCCGCCGCGACCGCCACGGCCGGGGCCTGCGCGGCCCCCTCGCCGCCCCGTCGCCGCTGGCCGGCCGGCCCGCCAACCCGCCCCGCCCGGCCAGCCCGGCCGAGGCCTTCCACGAGGCGGTGCACGCCGCCGTCGAGCGGGTCGCCCGGGCCTGCCCCGACGCGGTCGCCGAGGTCGCCTTCGGGATCGAGGAGGTGCCCGTGCTGGAGCCGTCGTGGACCGGCCCGCACGTGCCGCTGGCGCTCGCCGTCGAGGCGACGGCCGACCGTCCCGCCCAGCTCGTGGTCTACCGCCGCCCCCTGGAGCACCGGGCCAGCAGCCGCCGCGGGCTGGCGCTGCTGGTGCACCGCACCGTCGTCGAGCAGCTCGCCGCCCTCACCGGGCGCAGCGTCGACGAGCTCGACCCCGACGGGCTGAGCGACGAGGACGACGACTAGCGCGTCCGCCGAGTCCGCGGCCTGAGCCTGTCGGAGGCCCTTCGACGAGCTCAGGGGGCGTGACGCGACCCCGCGGCCCGAGCAGACCTCCGCGGCCTGAGCTCGTCGAAGGCCCTTCGACGAGCTCAGGGAGCGTGACGCGACCCCGCGGGCTGAGCAGACCACCGCGGCCTGAGCCTGTCGAAGGCCCTTCGACAGGCTCAGGGAGCGGGTGCGGCTGAGGGTGCGGGTGAGGGCGCGGGGCGTTGCGTTCCGCGAGCCCGCGCTCAGCGCGCGACGGCGGGGTCCTGCTCGACCGAGGGCGCCCGGCTGGCGACGTCGGGCGAGGTGAGCGGGAGGGTGGCCAGGCCCGCGACGTCGCCCTCGGGCTGGGTCAGGATGACCGAGCCGACGACCGAGGAGCCGTCGGGCACGTCCACCACGACGTAGCTGGGGCCGGTGCCGGTGAGCCGCCGGGTCGCGGTGCCGCCGGCGGCCAGCAGGATGTCGTCCTCGCGGAGGACGACGCCGGTGTAGCTGACCTCGCGGAACGAGGTCTGGGCGTCGGCGTCACCGCCGTTGCTGAGGACGAGCTCGGCCGCGGTGGACCCGCTGCCGGCGCCCACGGCGCTGACCCCCTGGCGGACCAGGGGCGGCAGGGCCGACTGGACGGCGAGGTCGGCCTGGGCGTCCTCGCGGCTGCTGGTGGAGACCACGGCCGCGCTGACCGGGGTGGTGCTGCTGAGC
This window harbors:
- a CDS encoding DUF3499 domain-containing protein produces the protein MRSRRCSRSGCSEPATSTLTYVYSDSTAVLGPLATQAEPHCYDLCRTHATALSAPRGWEVIRLAADPDPRPSSDDLLALADAVREVGLSYDPPPPGEEPARTRPGIVELRRRGHLTVLADPDA
- a CDS encoding metallopeptidase family protein, with the translated sequence MSNRRRDRHGRGLRGPLAAPSPLAGRPANPPRPASPAEAFHEAVHAAVERVARACPDAVAEVAFGIEEVPVLEPSWTGPHVPLALAVEATADRPAQLVVYRRPLEHRASSRRGLALLVHRTVVEQLAALTGRSVDELDPDGLSDEDDD